The proteins below are encoded in one region of Amycolatopsis magusensis:
- a CDS encoding acyl-CoA thioesterase yields MANTPGYYEIRHTVGFEETNLVGNVYYVNYLRWQGRCREMFLKEKAPAVLEDVRDDLKLFTLKVECEFFSEITAFDELSIRMRLEELTQTQIQFSFDYVQITGGQENLVARGRQRIACMRGPNTNTVPSRVPEQLREALAPYAEGPKAAAAVKDIAATAPARSKGV; encoded by the coding sequence ATGGCGAACACGCCGGGCTACTACGAGATCCGCCACACGGTCGGGTTCGAGGAGACCAACCTGGTCGGGAACGTCTACTACGTCAACTACCTGCGCTGGCAGGGCCGGTGCCGGGAGATGTTCCTCAAGGAGAAGGCGCCCGCGGTGCTCGAGGACGTCCGCGACGACCTGAAGCTGTTCACGCTGAAGGTCGAGTGCGAGTTCTTCTCCGAGATCACCGCCTTCGACGAGCTGTCCATCCGGATGCGGCTGGAGGAGCTGACCCAGACGCAGATCCAGTTCAGCTTCGACTACGTCCAGATCACCGGCGGCCAGGAGAACCTGGTGGCCAGGGGCCGTCAGCGCATCGCCTGCATGCGCGGCCCGAACACGAACACCGTCCCGTCCCGGGTGCCGGAGCAGCTGCGTGAGGCGCTCGCACCCTACGCCGAAGGTCCGAAGGCCGCGGCCGCCGTCAAGGACATTGCCGCAACGGCGCCGGCCAGGAGCAAGGGGGTCTGA
- a CDS encoding flavin reductase family protein codes for MSQFATGITVITAGGERGHGMTANAFSSVSLDPPMVLCCVSRAARMHDAILSAKSFAVSILGAEQRELARYFADWRRPRGLAQFDSVDWYPGPHTGSPLLSGSLAWVECSLAEVYEGGDHSIFLGNVVSSKRGTGPQALTFFGGDYHQVGPDVRASA; via the coding sequence ATGTCCCAGTTCGCCACCGGGATCACGGTGATCACCGCCGGTGGCGAGCGGGGGCACGGGATGACCGCGAACGCGTTCAGCTCGGTGTCGCTGGACCCGCCGATGGTGCTGTGCTGCGTTTCGCGGGCGGCCCGGATGCACGACGCGATCCTGTCGGCGAAGTCGTTCGCCGTGTCCATCCTCGGTGCCGAGCAGCGCGAGCTGGCGCGGTACTTCGCCGACTGGCGGCGCCCGCGCGGGCTGGCCCAGTTCGACTCGGTCGACTGGTACCCGGGCCCGCACACCGGTTCGCCGCTGCTGTCCGGCTCGCTGGCGTGGGTCGAGTGCAGCCTGGCCGAGGTGTACGAGGGCGGCGACCACTCGATCTTCCTCGGCAACGTGGTCAGCTCCAAGCGGGGCACCGGACCGCAGGCGCTGACCTTCTTCGGTGGCGACTACCACCAGGTGGGCCCGGATGTCCGCGCCTCGGCCTAG
- a CDS encoding NAD-dependent epimerase/dehydratase family protein codes for MTVTGGTGFAGAHSVAAITARGHRVRLLARDPASAGPALEPLGVDPGAVEVVAGDVTDEAAVAAAVRGADAVLHAAAVYSFDSRQRAVMRAVNERGTEVVLAAARRAGAGRIVHVSSVAALFPSREPLGPDSPVGEPREAYMATKAAAEVVARRHQAEGAPVVITYPPAMLGPHDPKLGDQNARLRNVLRGLMPFWPRGGLPMGDVRDTAELHARVLTDFPGSNRVFGPGRAVSTRDYVAAVREVTGRALPALFLPPAALVPVGRLADLAQRVWPWRIPAEYGAIYACACDARVGDAVPTAGLSPRPLAATLTDAVRWLHRAGHLSDRQAGVLGTPVPMSLSPGRAVR; via the coding sequence GTGACCGTGACCGGGGGCACCGGGTTCGCCGGTGCCCACTCGGTCGCGGCGATCACCGCCCGCGGGCACCGCGTCCGGCTGCTGGCGCGGGACCCGGCTTCGGCCGGTCCCGCGCTGGAGCCGCTGGGCGTGGACCCGGGGGCGGTCGAGGTGGTTGCCGGTGACGTCACCGACGAAGCCGCGGTGGCCGCCGCGGTCCGCGGTGCCGACGCCGTGCTGCACGCGGCCGCGGTCTACTCGTTCGACAGCCGTCAGCGGGCGGTGATGCGCGCGGTCAACGAGCGCGGCACCGAGGTCGTGCTGGCGGCGGCGAGGCGGGCGGGCGCCGGGCGCATCGTGCACGTGTCCAGCGTCGCCGCGTTGTTCCCCTCGCGCGAACCGCTGGGCCCGGACTCGCCGGTGGGCGAGCCGCGGGAGGCCTACATGGCGACCAAGGCCGCCGCGGAAGTCGTCGCGCGGCGGCACCAGGCCGAGGGCGCGCCGGTGGTGATCACCTATCCGCCGGCCATGCTCGGCCCGCACGACCCGAAACTCGGCGACCAGAACGCCCGGCTGCGCAACGTGTTGCGCGGGCTGATGCCGTTCTGGCCGCGTGGCGGACTGCCGATGGGCGACGTCCGCGACACCGCCGAACTGCACGCGCGTGTGCTGACCGACTTCCCCGGCTCCAACCGGGTTTTCGGCCCCGGCCGCGCGGTGTCCACACGCGACTACGTGGCGGCCGTGCGTGAGGTCACCGGCCGCGCGCTGCCCGCGTTGTTCCTGCCACCGGCCGCGCTGGTGCCGGTGGGCAGGCTGGCCGACCTCGCGCAGCGGGTCTGGCCGTGGCGGATCCCGGCGGAGTACGGCGCGATCTACGCCTGCGCGTGCGACGCGCGGGTCGGGGACGCCGTGCCCACCGCCGGCCTGAGCCCGCGGCCGCTGGCCGCGACCCTGACCGACGCGGTGCGGTGGCTGCACCGCGCCGGCCACCTGTCCGATCGGCAGGCCGGTGTGCTGGGCACGCCGGTGCCGATGTCGTTGTCACCAGGAAGGGCTGTCCGATGA
- a CDS encoding DUF6222 family protein, with translation MSAESVPQRNDESTEPIPLFGRAEPPAVPADAHDAPDPRWLSGPPYPSVPRLGRGLRWSDLVAQMEADHAEREARRAA, from the coding sequence ATGAGCGCCGAATCCGTTCCCCAGCGAAACGACGAGAGCACCGAGCCGATCCCGCTGTTCGGCCGCGCCGAGCCGCCCGCCGTGCCCGCCGACGCGCACGACGCGCCTGACCCCCGCTGGCTGAGCGGCCCGCCGTACCCCTCGGTGCCGCGGCTGGGCCGGGGCCTGCGCTGGAGCGACCTGGTCGCGCAGATGGAGGCCGACCACGCCGAGCGAGAGGCCAGGAGGGCGGCGTGA
- a CDS encoding acyl-CoA carboxylase subunit beta — MAGLREERDAERAKIIEGKPERQHKLGKLTARERLDLLLDEDSFTEVELYRRHQLSGPKLGDNRPYTDGVVAGSGTIDGRRVFVYSQDFTLFGGSLGQAHAAKIHKVMDLALATGSPLIGLNDSGGARIQEGVEALHGYGGIFRRHAAASGVIPQISVILGPCAGGAAYSPALADFTFMVRDTARMYLTGPDVVEVVSGERVSHDELGGADVHGELSGSAAVVCDDEQSCLADVRYLVSMLPRNNLEPAPRTVGSGAGSEVRPRLAEIVPVEPNQPYDIRKVIAEVVDDEDFFEIHELWARNVVCAFGRVDGEVVGVVGNQPMVLAGVLDREASQKAARFVRFCDAFNIPLLTLVDVPGFLPGTEQEHNGVIRHGAKLLYAYCEATVPRIQVVLRKAYGGAYIVMDSRSIGCDLSLAWPTNEIAVLGAEGAVNVLFRKELAAEEDPEPLRQELIGAYTEEFLDPAYAAERGLVDDVIDPVDTRAAIARGLAMLRDKRTERPRRKHGNVPL, encoded by the coding sequence ATGGCCGGATTGCGCGAGGAGCGCGACGCCGAGCGGGCCAAGATCATCGAGGGCAAGCCGGAACGCCAGCACAAGCTCGGCAAGCTGACCGCGCGCGAGCGCCTCGACCTGCTGCTGGACGAGGATTCGTTCACCGAGGTCGAGCTGTACCGCAGGCACCAGCTGAGCGGGCCGAAGCTGGGCGACAACCGGCCGTACACCGACGGGGTGGTGGCCGGGTCCGGCACCATCGACGGACGGCGGGTCTTCGTCTACTCGCAGGACTTCACCCTGTTCGGCGGCTCGCTCGGGCAGGCGCACGCGGCGAAGATCCACAAGGTGATGGACCTGGCGCTGGCCACCGGGTCGCCGTTGATCGGGCTCAACGACAGCGGGGGCGCGCGGATCCAGGAGGGTGTCGAGGCGCTGCACGGCTACGGCGGCATCTTCCGCAGGCACGCGGCCGCGTCCGGGGTGATCCCGCAGATCAGCGTGATCCTCGGGCCGTGCGCCGGTGGTGCCGCGTACTCGCCGGCGCTGGCCGACTTCACCTTCATGGTCCGCGACACCGCCCGGATGTACCTGACCGGGCCGGACGTGGTCGAGGTGGTCAGCGGCGAGCGGGTCAGCCACGACGAACTCGGCGGCGCCGACGTGCACGGCGAGCTGTCGGGCTCGGCCGCCGTGGTCTGCGACGACGAGCAGAGCTGCCTCGCCGACGTGCGCTACCTGGTGTCGATGCTGCCGCGCAACAACCTCGAACCGGCACCCCGCACGGTGGGCAGCGGCGCCGGGTCCGAGGTGCGGCCGCGGCTGGCCGAGATCGTGCCGGTGGAGCCGAACCAGCCCTACGACATCCGCAAGGTGATCGCCGAGGTCGTCGACGACGAGGACTTCTTCGAGATCCACGAGCTGTGGGCGCGCAACGTGGTGTGCGCGTTCGGGCGGGTGGACGGCGAGGTGGTCGGGGTGGTCGGCAACCAGCCGATGGTGCTGGCCGGCGTGCTGGACCGGGAGGCCTCGCAGAAGGCCGCGCGGTTCGTGCGCTTCTGCGACGCGTTCAACATCCCGCTGCTCACCCTGGTCGACGTGCCGGGCTTCCTGCCGGGCACCGAGCAGGAGCACAACGGGGTGATCCGGCACGGCGCGAAGCTGCTCTACGCCTACTGCGAGGCGACCGTGCCGCGGATCCAGGTGGTGCTGCGCAAGGCCTACGGCGGCGCGTACATCGTGATGGACTCGCGGTCCATCGGCTGCGACCTGTCGCTGGCCTGGCCGACGAACGAGATCGCCGTGCTCGGTGCCGAGGGCGCGGTCAACGTGCTGTTCCGCAAGGAGCTGGCGGCCGAGGAGGACCCGGAGCCGCTGCGCCAGGAGCTGATCGGGGCCTACACCGAGGAGTTCCTCGACCCGGCCTACGCCGCCGAACGCGGGCTCGTCGACGACGTGATCGACCCGGTGGACACCCGGGCGGCGATCGCGCGCGGGCTGGCCATGCTCCGGGACAAGCGGACCGAGCGGCCGCGGCGCAAGCACGGGAACGTCCCGCTGTGA
- a CDS encoding acyl-CoA carboxylase epsilon subunit produces the protein MTGGEPLVRVVRGEPDDFELAAVTVVVAALLAAAAEPAAPVVPEPRSGWADRSRTLGIPVQHAPGAWNS, from the coding sequence GTGACCGGCGGGGAACCGCTGGTGCGGGTGGTCCGCGGCGAGCCCGACGACTTCGAGCTCGCCGCGGTCACCGTGGTGGTGGCCGCCCTGCTGGCGGCGGCCGCCGAGCCGGCGGCGCCGGTGGTACCGGAGCCGCGCAGTGGCTGGGCCGACCGGTCCCGCACGCTCGGCATCCCGGTGCAGCACGCTCCCGGCGCGTGGAACTCCTAG
- a CDS encoding DNA polymerase IV: MPESWVLHVDLDQFIAAVEVARHPELRGKPVVVGGNGDPAERAVVATASYEARAFGIDSGMPLRLAAKRCPEAVFLPSDPPAYEEVSERVFAAVREFPVVVEVMGWDEGFIGARTGDPEELAGRIRAAITERTGLSSSVGIGDNKLRAKLATGFAKPAGVYRLTEENWAEVMHERPTEALWGIGRKTSKKLAELGVSTVAELAAADPKALAARFGPTMGPWYRILALGVGDTEVTSTPWVARSRSRETTFQENLTDPAEMAAEIRKLAERVTQDVLAEGRPAVRVAVKVRFAPFITQTRSLTLPAPTTDGGELERAALAVFDRFEVRRPVRLLGVRAEFTPPDSA, from the coding sequence ATGCCGGAGAGCTGGGTCCTGCACGTGGACCTCGACCAGTTCATCGCCGCGGTGGAGGTCGCGCGGCACCCCGAGCTGCGCGGGAAGCCGGTGGTCGTCGGCGGCAACGGTGACCCCGCCGAGCGCGCGGTGGTGGCCACGGCCTCCTACGAGGCACGCGCCTTCGGCATCGACTCGGGCATGCCACTGCGGCTGGCCGCCAAGCGCTGCCCCGAAGCGGTGTTCCTGCCGAGCGACCCGCCCGCCTACGAGGAGGTCTCCGAGCGGGTGTTCGCCGCCGTGCGCGAGTTTCCGGTGGTGGTCGAGGTGATGGGGTGGGACGAGGGGTTCATCGGCGCGCGGACCGGCGATCCGGAGGAACTGGCCGGGCGGATCCGCGCGGCGATCACCGAGCGGACCGGGCTGTCCTCTTCGGTCGGCATCGGCGACAACAAGCTGCGCGCGAAACTGGCCACCGGGTTCGCCAAGCCCGCCGGGGTCTACCGGCTCACCGAGGAGAACTGGGCCGAGGTGATGCACGAACGCCCCACCGAGGCGCTGTGGGGCATCGGGCGGAAGACCTCGAAGAAACTGGCCGAGCTCGGAGTGTCCACAGTGGCCGAACTGGCCGCGGCGGACCCGAAGGCGCTGGCCGCGCGCTTCGGCCCGACCATGGGGCCGTGGTACCGGATCCTCGCGCTCGGCGTCGGCGACACCGAGGTGACCAGCACACCGTGGGTGGCGCGCTCACGCAGCCGGGAGACCACGTTCCAGGAGAACCTCACCGACCCGGCGGAGATGGCGGCCGAGATCCGGAAGCTGGCTGAGCGCGTCACGCAGGACGTGCTGGCCGAAGGCCGCCCGGCGGTGCGGGTCGCGGTGAAGGTGCGCTTCGCCCCGTTCATCACGCAGACCCGCAGCCTGACCCTGCCCGCCCCGACTACCGACGGTGGCGAACTGGAACGGGCGGCGCTGGCGGTGTTCGACCGCTTCGAAGTGCGGCGGCCGGTGCGGCTCCTCGGCGTCCGAGCCGAATTCACCCCACCGGACAGCGCCTAG
- a CDS encoding SRPBCC family protein → MTNTTATDTVQINRVYIRATPERVWEAITSPEWNGKYGYGAPAKYDLRPGGKYEAYATEEMKAYDPNLGDICVDGEVLEADPPRKLVQTWRMCMDQGTKEEGFTRLTWEIESSFDGVCKLTVTHELSGAPKLAELVSGALERTGAGGGWSFVLSDLKSLVETGAPLAG, encoded by the coding sequence ATGACGAACACCACCGCGACCGACACCGTGCAGATCAACCGCGTCTACATCAGGGCGACCCCGGAGCGTGTCTGGGAGGCCATCACCTCGCCGGAGTGGAACGGCAAGTACGGCTACGGCGCCCCGGCGAAGTACGACCTGCGCCCCGGCGGCAAGTACGAGGCCTACGCCACCGAGGAGATGAAGGCCTACGACCCGAACCTCGGCGACATCTGCGTGGACGGCGAGGTGCTCGAGGCCGACCCGCCGCGCAAGCTGGTGCAGACCTGGCGGATGTGCATGGACCAGGGCACGAAGGAAGAAGGGTTCACCCGCCTGACGTGGGAGATTGAGTCCAGTTTCGACGGTGTGTGCAAGCTGACCGTGACCCACGAGCTCAGCGGCGCGCCGAAGCTGGCGGAGTTGGTCAGCGGGGCGCTCGAGCGCACCGGTGCCGGTGGTGGCTGGTCCTTCGTGCTCAGCGACCTCAAGTCGCTCGTGGAGACCGGGGCGCCGCTGGCGGGCTGA
- a CDS encoding alpha/beta hydrolase family protein — protein MLGGAAFRVETPENWNGTLVLYSHAYFSAGLPIPPEVWLANRKETEHWLLANGYALAASDYEGRFGFAVEPALRDQIAVLDWFERHIGKPRRTVASGMSMGGGIAVLLAERNPRRISGVVATCADIDHLAPYNMSLDVTFALRTLLAPDEDIDLVLADDPAASTQALLGVIERALTTPEGRARLTLAGAFGNLPPWRHAHHAPPVSLVERIQQQAAWASSSSSALGPAGRADLERRAGGNPAWNVGVDYGSQLARSSQRGLVEEAYRAAGLDVRDDLERLAAEPRIAADPWATGYMYRYAVPHGITPAPVLTLHNTGDGGASTDQENWYSGQVAARGGGDRLRQVFSARGNHCAFSGAEEIVSLQTMFARVETGRWPDTGADALNSAAARFGPEYHVVTNFGDFADKVMGPSFVPFYPSPLLRGSR, from the coding sequence GTGCTCGGCGGCGCGGCCTTCCGCGTGGAGACGCCGGAAAACTGGAACGGCACGCTCGTGCTCTACAGCCACGCGTACTTCAGCGCCGGACTGCCGATCCCACCCGAGGTGTGGCTGGCGAACCGCAAGGAGACCGAGCACTGGCTGCTGGCCAACGGGTACGCCTTGGCCGCGTCGGACTACGAGGGCCGGTTCGGGTTCGCGGTGGAACCGGCGCTGCGGGACCAGATCGCCGTGCTGGACTGGTTCGAGCGTCACATCGGCAAGCCGCGGCGGACCGTCGCGAGTGGAATGTCGATGGGTGGCGGGATCGCGGTCCTGCTGGCGGAACGGAACCCGCGCCGGATCTCCGGGGTGGTGGCCACGTGTGCCGACATCGACCACCTGGCGCCGTACAACATGTCGCTGGACGTCACCTTCGCCCTCCGCACGCTCCTGGCGCCGGACGAGGACATCGACCTGGTGCTCGCGGACGATCCGGCGGCCAGCACACAGGCGCTGCTGGGCGTCATCGAGCGGGCGCTGACCACACCGGAGGGCCGGGCGCGGCTGACGCTGGCCGGCGCCTTCGGCAACCTGCCGCCCTGGCGGCACGCGCACCACGCGCCGCCGGTTTCGCTGGTGGAACGGATCCAGCAGCAGGCGGCGTGGGCTTCGAGTTCTTCTTCGGCGCTGGGTCCGGCTGGTCGCGCTGATCTGGAACGCCGGGCCGGCGGTAATCCGGCTTGGAATGTCGGGGTGGATTACGGGAGTCAATTGGCTCGGTCGAGTCAGCGGGGCCTGGTCGAAGAGGCTTATCGGGCGGCTGGTCTCGATGTGCGGGACGACCTGGAACGCCTGGCTGCCGAACCGCGGATCGCCGCGGATCCGTGGGCGACGGGGTACATGTACCGATATGCGGTGCCGCACGGGATCACGCCTGCGCCGGTGCTGACGTTGCACAACACGGGCGATGGTGGGGCTTCGACGGATCAGGAGAACTGGTATTCGGGTCAGGTCGCCGCGCGCGGTGGCGGGGATCGGCTGAGGCAGGTGTTTTCGGCCCGGGGGAATCATTGTGCGTTCAGTGGGGCTGAGGAGATCGTGAGCCTGCAGACCATGTTCGCTCGGGTGGAAACGGGGAGGTGGCCGGATACCGGTGCGGATGCGTTGAATTCGGCGGCTGCGAGGTTTGGGCCTGAGTATCATGTGGTGACGAATTTCGGGGACTTCGCGGATAAGGTAATGGGTCCGTCGTTTGTTCCCTTTTACCCGTCGCCGTTGTTGAGGGGTTCTCGGTGA
- a CDS encoding Gfo/Idh/MocA family protein, with amino-acid sequence MPAVKLLLIGLSRFARRRVLPAAVALDGIETVDVASAHGGGSVVDELSKPGRRYTDWRAALDGTEPALVYVSTVNSTHAEVVRHALRRGHHVVVDKPAFLTLDTAEELVALARSQGRVLAEATNYAFHPVFSPDLTKGITKAVAVFTPPVPPEDFRHDRSSGGGAFLDTGPYFASLGRVLWDVEPDDVHVIVGDRTPDGLELAYSVLAGYPGGRTIVGQFGFTTHYRNALQLLGPGVAIDVPRPFSAPPDLTVDLHLEVDGRHQTRSVLPADSMELFLAAVLDAVHEGTREFDSPLLSDARTRARVVQSAKR; translated from the coding sequence GTGCCTGCTGTGAAACTCCTGCTCATCGGCCTCTCGCGGTTCGCCCGGCGCCGGGTGCTGCCCGCCGCGGTCGCACTCGACGGCATCGAGACCGTCGACGTCGCCAGCGCGCACGGCGGCGGCAGCGTCGTTGACGAACTGTCCAAACCGGGACGGCGGTACACCGACTGGCGCGCGGCGCTGGACGGCACGGAACCCGCGCTGGTCTACGTCTCGACGGTCAACAGCACGCACGCCGAGGTGGTCCGGCACGCGTTGCGGCGGGGCCATCACGTCGTGGTGGACAAGCCCGCCTTCCTGACCCTGGACACGGCCGAGGAACTGGTCGCGCTGGCCCGGTCCCAGGGCCGGGTGCTGGCCGAGGCCACGAACTACGCGTTCCACCCGGTGTTCTCACCGGACCTGACCAAGGGCATCACCAAGGCCGTCGCGGTGTTCACCCCGCCCGTGCCACCGGAGGACTTCCGGCACGACCGGTCCTCGGGCGGCGGCGCCTTCCTCGACACCGGCCCGTACTTCGCGTCGCTGGGCCGGGTCCTGTGGGACGTGGAACCGGACGACGTGCACGTCATCGTCGGCGATCGCACCCCGGACGGCCTGGAACTGGCCTACAGCGTGCTGGCCGGCTACCCCGGCGGCCGGACCATCGTCGGGCAGTTCGGCTTCACCACGCACTACCGCAACGCCCTGCAACTGCTCGGGCCCGGCGTCGCCATCGACGTCCCCAGGCCGTTCTCCGCGCCGCCGGACCTGACCGTCGACCTGCACCTCGAGGTCGACGGCCGGCACCAGACGCGGAGCGTGCTGCCCGCGGACAGCATGGAACTGTTCCTCGCCGCCGTGCTGGACGCGGTGCACGAGGGCACGCGGGAGTTCGACTCCCCCCTGCTCAGCGACGCCCGAACACGCGCCCGCGTCGTCCAGTCCGCCAAGCGCTGA
- a CDS encoding NDP-hexose 2,3-dehydratase family protein, which translates to MSTSAGRAEDFLASALTTISGQTEDPDLFLKQRFTASSYQVDEIPLDTLGAWRLGDRLEHNTGRFFTIEGLSVRTSFGPNPQWCQPIIVQPDIGILGILVKKIDGVHHFLMQVKMEPGNSTLVQYAATVQATQSNYQRVHGGRPTPYLEYFLKGSRGHILVDRLLSEHASWYLHKRNRNMIVEIPPDEDVEERDDFAWLTLGQLRRQLALGNVNMNARTVLACVSYDGARAPQAVTGFHAQTVASHNAQRSDAHLAEAMTWLIDQKETYTLDVKRIGLSEMDGWAADDGSIRHRDGLYFRIIGLSVAATSREVGTWSQPMLEPVPGNLVAFLCQRQNGVLRFLTQAMIQPGSTDRLELGASIQLAPGYCRDARDLPPLVEYLDSAVGKVRMKSLQSEDGGRFHRADTEHLVIELPEDHHVEAPENYRWMTLGLLGRLMQSGYYLNVEARSLMACLL; encoded by the coding sequence ATGTCGACTTCGGCCGGCCGAGCTGAGGACTTCCTGGCTTCGGCGCTGACCACGATCAGCGGGCAGACGGAGGACCCGGACCTCTTCCTCAAGCAGCGGTTCACCGCCTCCAGCTACCAGGTCGACGAGATCCCGCTGGACACGCTGGGCGCGTGGCGGCTCGGTGACCGGCTCGAGCACAACACCGGCCGGTTCTTCACCATCGAGGGGCTGTCGGTGCGGACCAGCTTCGGCCCGAACCCGCAGTGGTGCCAGCCGATCATCGTGCAGCCCGACATCGGCATCCTGGGCATCCTGGTGAAGAAGATCGACGGCGTCCACCACTTCCTGATGCAGGTGAAGATGGAGCCGGGCAACTCCACGCTGGTGCAGTACGCGGCGACGGTGCAGGCCACGCAGAGCAACTACCAGCGGGTGCACGGCGGCAGGCCGACCCCGTACCTGGAGTACTTCCTCAAGGGCAGCCGGGGGCACATCCTGGTGGACCGGCTGCTGTCCGAGCACGCGTCCTGGTACCTGCACAAGCGCAACCGCAACATGATCGTGGAGATCCCGCCGGACGAGGACGTCGAGGAACGCGACGACTTCGCCTGGCTCACGCTCGGCCAGCTGCGCAGGCAGCTCGCGCTCGGCAACGTCAACATGAACGCCCGCACCGTGCTGGCCTGCGTCTCCTACGACGGCGCCCGCGCCCCGCAGGCGGTCACGGGCTTCCACGCGCAGACCGTCGCCTCGCACAACGCGCAACGGTCCGACGCGCACCTGGCCGAGGCGATGACGTGGCTGATCGACCAGAAGGAGACCTACACCCTCGACGTCAAGCGGATCGGTCTGTCCGAAATGGACGGCTGGGCCGCCGACGACGGCAGCATCCGGCACCGCGACGGCCTGTACTTCCGGATCATCGGGCTGTCGGTGGCGGCGACCAGCCGGGAGGTCGGCACCTGGTCGCAGCCGATGCTCGAACCGGTGCCGGGCAACCTGGTCGCCTTCCTCTGCCAGCGGCAGAACGGCGTGCTGCGGTTCCTGACCCAGGCGATGATCCAGCCGGGGTCGACCGACCGGCTCGAACTCGGCGCGTCCATCCAGCTGGCCCCGGGGTACTGCCGCGACGCGCGCGACCTGCCGCCGCTGGTGGAGTACCTGGACTCGGCGGTCGGGAAGGTGCGGATGAAGTCGCTGCAGTCTGAGGACGGCGGCCGGTTCCACCGGGCCGACACCGAGCACCTGGTGATCGAGCTCCCCGAGGACCACCACGTCGAGGCGCCGGAGAACTACCGGTGGATGACGCTCGGCCTGCTCGGGCGGCTGATGCAGTCGGGCTACTACCTCAACGTCGAAGCCCGCAGCCTCATGGCGTGCCTGCTGTGA
- a CDS encoding class I SAM-dependent methyltransferase has protein sequence MNIAENMAIVECTACRICGNTELLTVLDLGNQALTGIFPRPGQVVPRAPLELVRCGPGGCGLLQLRHTSDLTLMYGEHYGYRSSVRPFMVNHLHRKVDVLTGMVDLDRGDLVLDIGSNDSTLLQGYRTPGLTRVGVDPTGEKWREYYPADIDLIPDFFTGASYAGHFGTRQAKIVTSIAMFYDLPDPLGVMSDVHDILTDDGVWMIEMSYAVPLLETPVYDAICHEHLEYYFLRQIEWMAERVGLTLATAEVTDVNGGSLCVTLVKNPAKHKIDTPQIERIRQYETALGLDTDAPYDAFTRRVEQHRVDVRSFLDESKAAGKLTLGYGASTKGNVILQHCGVTTDDLPCIGEVSAEKHGRVTPGTGIPIVSEEDAKAQRPDQLLVLPWGFRDGFVEREREYVAGGGKLVFPLPSISPVSAQ, from the coding sequence ATGAACATCGCCGAGAACATGGCCATCGTCGAGTGCACCGCGTGCCGCATCTGCGGCAACACCGAGCTGCTGACCGTGCTCGACCTGGGGAACCAGGCGTTGACCGGCATCTTCCCCCGGCCGGGTCAGGTGGTGCCGAGGGCACCGCTGGAACTCGTCCGGTGCGGCCCCGGCGGCTGCGGGCTGCTGCAGCTGCGGCACACCTCCGACCTGACGCTGATGTACGGCGAGCACTACGGCTACCGCTCGAGCGTCCGCCCGTTCATGGTCAACCACCTGCACCGCAAGGTCGACGTCCTCACCGGCATGGTCGACCTGGACCGGGGCGACCTGGTGCTCGACATCGGCAGCAACGACTCGACGCTGCTGCAGGGTTACCGCACCCCGGGGCTGACCAGGGTGGGCGTGGACCCGACCGGCGAGAAGTGGCGCGAGTACTACCCCGCCGACATCGACCTGATCCCGGACTTCTTCACCGGCGCCTCCTACGCCGGGCACTTCGGCACCCGCCAGGCCAAGATCGTCACCTCCATCGCGATGTTCTACGACCTGCCCGACCCGCTCGGGGTCATGTCCGACGTGCACGACATCCTCACCGACGACGGCGTGTGGATGATCGAGATGAGCTACGCGGTCCCGCTGCTGGAGACGCCGGTCTACGACGCGATCTGCCACGAGCACCTGGAGTACTACTTCCTGCGCCAGATCGAGTGGATGGCCGAGCGGGTCGGGCTGACCCTGGCCACCGCCGAGGTCACCGACGTCAACGGCGGCAGCCTGTGCGTGACGCTGGTGAAGAACCCGGCCAAGCACAAGATCGACACCCCGCAGATCGAGCGGATCCGGCAGTACGAGACGGCACTGGGGCTGGACACCGACGCGCCGTACGACGCCTTCACCCGCCGCGTCGAGCAGCACCGCGTCGACGTGCGGTCCTTCCTGGACGAGTCGAAGGCCGCGGGCAAGCTGACCCTGGGCTACGGCGCGTCGACCAAGGGGAACGTCATCCTGCAGCACTGCGGGGTCACCACCGACGACCTGCCGTGCATCGGCGAGGTCAGCGCCGAGAAGCACGGCCGCGTCACCCCCGGCACCGGCATCCCGATCGTCTCCGAGGAGGACGCCAAGGCGCAGCGGCCGGACCAGTTGCTGGTGCTCCCCTGGGGCTTCCGCGACGGGTTCGTCGAGCGGGAGCGGGAGTACGTGGCGGGCGGCGGCAAGCTGGTCTTCCCGCTGCCGTCGATCTCGCCGGTCTCGGCGCAGTGA